One window from the genome of Grus americana isolate bGruAme1 chromosome 14, bGruAme1.mat, whole genome shotgun sequence encodes:
- the LOC129212995 gene encoding LOW QUALITY PROTEIN: protocadherin alpha-2-like (The sequence of the model RefSeq protein was modified relative to this genomic sequence to represent the inferred CDS: inserted 1 base in 1 codon; deleted 2 bases in 1 codon), with product MGVCWGPVLRVLVLQAAWALGGGQVRYSVPEEAKAGTVVGRLAQDLGLEAGEPEARRLRLVAQGRRASVEVSGASGALVVSSRLDREELCGKSAPCALRLEVLVERPLRVFHVELEVTDINDNAPLFPAARKNLSLPENSPPGSRFPLEGASDADIGANAQLSYTLSPSEHFGLEMKSKDEKKMLLVLLLTKALDRETMAVHRLVVTASDGGRPALTGTVELVISVLDANDNAPQFNQSVYKVQLPENAAPGTVLLQLTASDKDEGINREIDYFFSNMISTKVQDLFIMDRKSGEIRTAGELDFEDVQSYDLEIEARDKGTPPLSGHSSVELEVLDVNDNAPEVWVTSLSVPVPEDAAAGTVVALLSVSDRDSGANGRVRCAVWPASPFGLVATFAGSYSLVLREALDRERVSEYEVEVRAEDGGSPPLRASRGVRVPVSDVNDNAPSFAQAVYTVLARENNAAGAELARLWARDPDEAGNGRVSYSVAEGVVGGASSGVARRPASSYVSVDAESGRLWALQPLDYEELQVLQFEVRAVDAGEPPLCGNATVQLFVVDENDNAPALLPLAGGGPGVGAPVSAASGPVSGALWAWAAWGAPAGQVVAKIRAVDADSGYNAWLRYELWEPRGKGPFRVGLYSGEVSTARALEEADGPRQRLVIVVRDHGEPARSATATLSVSLVEGAEAALAAAGSSSSSGAGLRPAEGGASSASATNVWLVVAICAVSSLFLLAVVLYGASRWAPRAAVLSGPGPATLVCASEVGSWSYSQRQSRSLCVADGAGKSDLMVFSPNFPPPPPGPAAKETQPEPPALLDTVSGPPXPRPFLGPSSPDAPFSAAPWAGGGGSRARPPWARAVGAWRVLKDLNGAFASAFASLPGPPCSCFGEKSTKGIAAASSSYRPQRRFAALAVVD from the exons atggGCGTGTGTTGGGGGCCCGTGTTgcgggtgctggtgctgcaggcggCCTGGGCGCTGGGCGGCGGTCAGGTGCGGTACTCGGTGCCGGAGGAAGCCAAGGCCGGGACGGTGGTGGGGCGGCTGGCGCAGGACCTGGGCCTGGAGGCGGGCGAGCCGGAGGCGCGTCGGCTGCGTCTGGTGGCGCAGGGCCGTCGGGCGAGCGTGGAGGTGAGCGGGGCGAGCGGGGCGCTGGTGGTGAGCTCGCGGCTGGACCGGGAGGAGCTGTGCGGGAAGAGCGCGCCGTGCGCCCTGCgcctggaggtgctggtggagcGGCCGCTGCGCGTCTTCCACGTGGAGCTGGAGGTCACGGACATCAACGACAACGCCCCGCTCTTCCCCGCCGCACGCAAAAACCTCAGTTTACCGGAGAACTCTCCTCCCGGGTCTCGGTTCCCGCTGGAGGGCGCGTCGGATGCGGATATCGGAGCCAACGCGCAGCTCTCCTATACACTCAGCCCCAGCGAGCATTTCGGTTTGGAAATGAAATCTAAAGACGAAAAGAAGATGTTACTAGTCCTCTTGTTAACGAAAGCTCTGGACCGCGAGACGATGGCTGTGCACCGTTTGGTGGTGACGGCGAGTGACGGGGGCCGTCCGGCGCTGACGGGCACGGTGGAGCTGGTGATCTCGGTGCTGGATGCGAACGACAACGCGCCCCAGTTCAACCAGTCGGTGTATAAAGTGCAGCTGCCGGAAAATGCTGCCCCGGGAACTGTGTTACTCCAGCTAACAGCGTCAGACAAAGATGAGGGAATTAATCGAGAGATAGATTATTTCTTTAGCAACATGATTTCTACCAAAGTCCAGGACTTGTTCATAATGGACAGAAAATCGGGGGAGATACGCACTGCCGGTGAATTGGATTTCGAGGACGTTCAGTCGTACGACCTGGAGATCGAAGCGAGAGACAAAGGGACGCCCCCTTTGTCCGGTCACAGCAGCGTGGAGCTGGAGGTGCTGGAcgtgaacgacaacgcgccggAGGTGTGGGTGACGTCGCTGTCGGTGCCGGTGCCGGAGGACGCGGCGGCGGGGACGGTGGTGGCGCTGCTGAGCGTGTCGGACCGGGACTCGGGGGCGAACGGGCGGGTGCGCTGCGCGGTGTGGCCGGCGTCGCCGTTCGGGCTGGTGGCGACGTTCGCGGGCTCGTACTCGCTGGTGCTGCGGGAGGCGCTGGACCGGGAGCGGGTGTCGGAGTACGAGGTGGAGGTGCGGGCGGAGGACGGCGGGTCGCCGCCGCTGCGCGCCAGCCGCGGGGTGCGTGTGCCGGTGTCGGAcgtgaacgacaacgcgccgTCGTTCGCGCAGGCCGTGTACACGGTGCTGGCGCGGGAGAACAACGCGGCGGGCGCGGAGCTGGCGCGGCTGTGGGCGCGGGACCCGGACGAGGCGGGCAACGGTCGCGTGAGCTACTCGGTGGCGGAGGGCGTCGTCGGGGGCGCGTCGTCGGGCGTGGCGCGGCGGCCGGCGTCGAGCTACGTGTCGGTGGACGCGGAGAGCGGGCGGCTGTGGGCGCTGCAGCCGTTGGACTAcgaggagctgcaggtgctgcagttCGAGGTGCGGGCGGTGGACGCGGGGGAGCCGCCGCTGTGCGGCAACGCCACGGTGCAGCTCTTCGTGGTGGACgagaacgacaacgcgccggCGCTGCTGCCGCTTGCGGGCGGCGGTCCGGGCGTGGGGGCGCCGGTCTCGGCGGCGTCGGGGCCGGTCTCGGGGGCGCTGTGGGCGTGGGCGGCGTGGGGGGCGCCGGCGGGGCAGGTGGTGGCGAAGATCCGCGCGGTGGACGCGGACTCGGGCTACAACGCGTGGCTGCGCTACGAGCTGTGGGAGCCGCGGGGGAAGGGCCCGTTCCGCGTGGGGCTGTACAGCGGCGAGGTGAGCACGGCGCGGGCGCTGGAGGAGGCGGACGGCCCGCGGCAGCGGCTGGTGATCGTGGTGCGGGACCACGGGGAGCCGGCGCGCTCGGCCACGGCCACGCTGAGCGTGTCGCTGGTGGAGGGCGCCGAGGCGGCGCTGGCGGCCGCGGGCTCGTCGTCGtcgtcgggggcggggctgcggccggcGGAGGGCGGCGCGTCGTCGGCGTCGGCGACGAACGtgtggctggtggtggccatcTGCGCGGTGTCGAGCCTGTTCCTGCTGGCGGTGGTGCTGTACGGGGCGTCGCGGTGGGCGCCGCGGGCGGCCGTGCTGTCGGGGCCCGGGCCGGCGACGCTGGTGTGCGCCAGCGAAGTGGGGAGCTGGTCGTACTCGCAGCGCCAGAGCCGGAGCCTGTGCGTGGCGGACGGCGCGGGCAAGAGCGACCTGATGGTTTTCAGCCCCAActtcccgccgccgccgcccggccccgcggcgaaGGAGACGCAGCCGGAGCCGCCCGCTCTGCTGGACACGGTCAGTGGCCCTC TTCCTCGTCCTTTCCTCGGCCCTTCCTCGCCCGACGCCCCCTTCTCGGCCGCGCCCTGGGCAGGCGGTGGTGGGAGCCGGGCTCGGCCCCCGTGGGCG CGGGCGGTGGGTGCTTGGCGGGTGCTTAAGGATCTGAATGGCGCCTTTGCATCTGCCTTCGCGTCCTTGCCGGGGCCGCCCTGCTCTTGCTTTGGTGAAAAAAGCACGAAAGGTATTGCCGCAGCCAGCAGCAGTTACCGTCCGCAGCGGAGGtttgctgctctggct GTTGTGGATTGA